A stretch of the Odontesthes bonariensis isolate fOdoBon6 chromosome 5, fOdoBon6.hap1, whole genome shotgun sequence genome encodes the following:
- the plekho1b gene encoding pleckstrin homology domain-containing family O member 1b: MKKNNSGKRVPPDSGPQNSPPDKVGWIRKFCGKGIFREIWKNRFVVLRGDQLFICEKEVKDLGRADEVLDLSDYERCEEIRKNKSRSKKNLSKFRLQRCSWPGNTVPNLVFLAVSPEEKESWVNNLNAAITRGKNRILDEVTVDDAQLSHLTRDRVKIPHNRRLPTRGHLLAVASTSSSDGMLTLDLIQEDLPDCPRSQTDGMLSVRTAEASGKSRSLPREVVAWENPGPTRTPQPGNRCASMDEILTQSESKAGTNNTAAPPTGAAAPVGRLQELIGQKLDNTERLLTEVRAEAQGEGLKEAPEEARAEAERLLREAAAAWRQAREVLEEVNELRALYRQLDPPPP; this comes from the exons ATGAAGAAGAACAACTCCGGGAAACGG GTTCCACCGGACTCGGGGCCGCAGAACTCTCCGCCTGACAAAGTGGGCTGGATCAGGAAGTTCTGCGGGAAGGGGATCTTCAGGGAGATCTGGAAGAATCGTTTCGTGGTTCTGAgaggagaccagctgttcaTCTGTGAGAAAGAG GTGAAGGATCTGGGTCGGGCTGACGAGGTGCTCGATCTGTCCGACTACGAGCGCTGTGAGGAGATCCGGAAGAACAAGAGCCGCAGCAAGAAGAACCTCAGCAAGTTCAGGCTGCAGCGCTGCAGCTGGCCGGGGAACACG GTTCCTAACTTGGTGTTTCTGGCCGTCAGTCCTGAGGAGAAGGAGTCTTGGGTCAACAACCTGAACGCCGCCATCACCAGAGGGAAGAACCGGATCCTGGACGAG GTGACGGTGGACGACGCTCAGCTGAGTCACCTGACCCGAGATCGAGTGAAGATCCCTCACAACCGCCGGCTGCCGACCCGAGGCCACCTGCTGGCCGTG gcctccacctcctcctcagaCGGGATGCTGACCCTGGACCTGATCCAGGAGGATCTGCCGGACTGTCCCAGGTCCCAGACGGACGGCATGCTGTCAGTCCGGACCGCCGAGGCTTCTGGGAAGTCTCGCAGCCTTCCCCGTGAGGTGGTGGCGTGGGAGAACCCGGGCCCGACCCGGACACCGCAGCCGGGGAACCGCTGCGCCTCGATGGACGAGATCCTGACCCAGTCCGAGAGCAAAGCCGGGACAAACAACACGGCGGCGCCGCCCACGGGCGCCGCGGCGCCGGTCGGCCGGCTGCAGGAGCTCATCGGCCAGAAGCTCGACAACACGGAGCGCCTGCTGACGGAGGTGCGGGCGGAAGCGCAGGGGGAGGGGCTTAAGGAGGCGCCCGAGGAGGCGCGAGCCGAAGCCGAGAGACTCTTGAGGGAGGCGGCGGCGGCCTGGAGGCAAGCCCGCGAGGTTCTGGAGGAGGTGAACGAGCTGAGGGCGTTGTACCGACAACTGGACCCGCCTCCGCCTTAA
- the LOC142380930 gene encoding retinol dehydrogenase 13 gives MKAAAPADFLVLPWPLSGASEPGTGEEDLGPLLLRCGAALGVALICVTVLRKWVAGGVCRCSVRLDGKTVLVTGANTGIGRETSRDLAGRGARVVMACRDLTRAKQAAEDIRRSTGNGNVVIRHLDLASVYSVTQFAKDFLESEDRLDILINNAGVMMCPRWLTEDGFETQLAVNHLGHFLLTNLLLPVMKSSAPSRVINVSSIAHRGGRIDLDDLFFSRRPYSALESYRQSKLANVLFTWELAQRIKGSGVSAFCLHPGVIRTELGRHVEGWFPLLGALLRLPTLLLMKTPWQGCQTTVFCAVTPGLEERSGCYFSDCTEREAAPEGRDEEVARKLWEESARLVGLRDLC, from the exons ATGAAGGCTGCGGCTCCGGCGGACTTCCTGGTGCTGCCGTGGCCCCTGAGCGGCGCCTCGGAGCCGGGGACGGGGGAGGAGGACCTGGGGCCTCTGCTGCTGAGGTGCGGCGCTGCGCTGGGAGTCGCTCTGATCT GTGTTACGGTCCTGAGGAAGTGGGTCGCAGGTGGAGTCTGTCGCTGTTCGGTTCGTCTGGATGGAAAGACGGTTCTGGTTACCGGAGCGAACACCGGCATCGGCAGGGAGACCAGCAGAGACCTGGCAGGCAGAG GGGCCCGGGTGGTGATGGCCTGCAGAGACCTGACTCGGGCCAAGCAGGCGGCCGAGGACATCCGGCGCTCCACGGGAAACGGGAACGTGGTCATCAGACACCTGGACCTGGCCTCCGTCTACTCCGTCACACAGTTCGCCAAAGACTTCCTGGAGAGTGAAGACAGGCTGGACATTCTGATTAACAACGCAG GAGTGATGATGTGTCCAAGATGGCTGACAGAAGACGGTTTTGAGACTCAACTGGCTGTCAATCACCTGGGTCACTTCCTGCTGACCAATCTGCTGCTGCCAGTGATGAAGAGCTCCGCCCCCAGCCGTGTGATCAATGTGTCATCTATCGCCCACCGTGGGG GTCGTATCGACCTTGACGACCTGTTCTTCAGCAGAAGGCCGTACAGCGCGCTGGAGAGCTACCGACAGAGCAAACTGGCCAACGTCCTGTTTACATGGGAGCTTGCACAGCGGATAAAAG GCTCAGGTGTGTCGGCCTTCTGTCTCCACCCGGGCGTGATCCGGACCGAGCTGGGCCGCCATGTGGAGGGCTGGTTCCCCCTGCTGGGGGCGCTGCTGAGGCTGCCCACCCTGCTGCTGATGAAGACCCCCTGGCAGGGCTGCCAGACCACCGTGTTCTGCGCCGTGACCCCCGGCCTGGAGGAGCGGTCCGGCTGCTACTTCAG CGACTGCACAGAGAGGGAGGCGGCTCCAGAGGGGCGGGACGAGGAGGTGGCGAGGAAGCTGTGGGAGGAGAGCGCCCGATTGGTCGGACTGAGGGACCTATGCTGA